From a region of the Colias croceus chromosome 14, ilColCroc2.1 genome:
- the LOC123697241 gene encoding ribosome-recycling factor, mitochondrial, producing the protein MGTRLLQRLIIPIVTNTRNGTPNLFRSNVGIISVNTNTIGIRNYAKNKDKGKDKKGKGAKVEINPAMMAELVDVDKLKNRCQAAIEKMKDDFAKNLSLRSTTGSIESLAVKYEGKDYELQELAQIIRKNPKTLVIDFTSFPQVIPDVLKAIHGSGLNLNPQQDGTRLYVPVPKVTKEHREALAKNAKALYIKCRDAMKDVQNEFVKKTKKQTGVSEDLVFNVTKQIGVLCEQYQNDAKNIYDTKHNELVGK; encoded by the coding sequence ATGGGGACACGATTACTTCAAAGATTGATTATACCGATAGTAACGAATACAAGAAATGGAACCCCTAACCTTTTTCGAAGTAACGTAGGAATTATTTCTGTGAATACAAATACAATCGGAATAAGGAATTATGctaaaaataaagacaaagGTAAAGATAAGAAAGGTAAGGGTGCGAAAGTTGAAATAAACCCAGCTATGATGGCGGAATTAGTAGATGTCGATAAACTAAAAAACCGATGCCAAGCAGCTATCGAAAAAATGAAAGATGACTTTGCGAAGAATCTCTCATTACGATCAACAACTGGCTCGATTGAATCTCTAGCAGTCAAATATGAAGGCAAAGATTATGAATTACAGGAGCTTGCTCagataataagaaaaaatccaAAAACACTTGTCATAGATTTTACATCGTTTCCTCAAGTTATACCTGATGTTCTGAAGGCAATACATGGTTCAGGATTAAATTTGAACCCTCAGCAAGATGGAACTCGGTTATATGTACCTGTGCCTAAAGTGACAAAAGAGCACCGTGAGGCTTTAGCAAAAAATGCCAAAGCATTATACATAAAGTGCAGAGATGCTATGAAAGATGTACAGAATGAATTTGTTAAGAAGACCAAGAAACAGACTGGTGTGTCTGAGGACTTAGTTTTTAATGTCACTAAGCAGATTGGAGTTTTATGTGAACAGTATCAAAATGATGCAAAGAATATCTATGACACCAAACATAATGAACTggtgggaaaataa